A window from Nitrosopumilus sp. encodes these proteins:
- a CDS encoding divalent metal cation transporter, with protein sequence MINERLSAFSKTAGPGILFACTAIGVSHLVQSTRAGADFGLMIVGFVILVNLLKYPFFEYGSRYANATQTSIIDGYSQLGKPALWLYFLLTILSMFFVTGAVGFVTAGFFENLFGIDFLGEWTIVILFVVCVGILIIGKYNILDSLIKVIAIVLLVSTVAAFLFSIYNGPIEQVSGFEPKQLLDISGIFFLLALMGWMPTAVDLSSWNSLWTLERMKQTKYKPHLKETLFEFRLGYFITSVLAVMFVILGTFIFYGSGEELPNNNSDFAHKVVTLYTKTIGDWSYIIIAASAFSVMFGTIIAVFDGYSRSLQRTIELIFFKKGDKIRMKFRTFYTALLIIIASGSFLVISQFGDNLKELVDFATVLSFVIAPIIAIFNVKLVNGKFLDKKYQPSVFLKILSYTGIIFLSGFAILFLIIKFFSGL encoded by the coding sequence ATGATTAATGAAAGATTATCTGCATTTTCAAAGACTGCAGGGCCAGGAATTTTATTTGCCTGCACTGCAATTGGTGTCTCTCATTTGGTACAGTCAACTAGGGCAGGTGCTGATTTTGGTTTAATGATAGTAGGATTTGTAATCTTGGTAAATTTGTTGAAATATCCTTTCTTTGAATATGGTTCTCGTTATGCAAACGCTACACAAACAAGTATCATTGACGGTTACAGTCAACTTGGCAAACCTGCACTATGGTTATATTTTCTATTAACAATTCTTTCAATGTTTTTTGTAACAGGAGCTGTAGGATTTGTTACTGCAGGGTTTTTTGAGAATCTTTTTGGCATTGATTTTCTTGGAGAGTGGACCATAGTAATTTTGTTTGTAGTTTGTGTAGGAATATTGATAATTGGAAAATACAATATTCTTGATAGTTTAATTAAAGTAATTGCAATTGTATTATTGGTTTCTACAGTTGCTGCTTTTCTGTTTTCCATATACAATGGTCCAATAGAACAGGTGTCAGGATTTGAACCAAAACAACTATTAGATATTTCTGGAATATTTTTTCTGCTTGCCTTAATGGGATGGATGCCTACTGCAGTTGATCTTTCAAGTTGGAATAGTCTGTGGACCTTGGAGCGAATGAAACAAACAAAATACAAACCACATCTAAAAGAAACTCTTTTTGAATTTAGATTGGGTTATTTTATAACAAGTGTTCTTGCAGTAATGTTTGTCATACTTGGAACTTTTATCTTCTATGGTTCAGGCGAGGAATTACCAAACAATAATTCAGATTTTGCACATAAAGTAGTAACGCTATACACTAAGACAATTGGTGATTGGAGTTACATCATAATTGCAGCTTCAGCATTTTCCGTAATGTTTGGAACAATCATTGCGGTATTTGATGGATACTCCAGGTCCTTGCAACGAACTATTGAATTAATTTTTTTCAAAAAAGGGGATAAAATACGCATGAAATTTCGTACATTTTACACTGCATTATTAATAATTATTGCATCTGGTTCTTTTTTGGTAATATCTCAATTTGGAGATAATCTCAAAGAACTAGTTGACTTTGCAACTGTTTTATCATTTGTAATTGCTCCTATAATTGCCATTTTTAATGTTAAACTCGTAAATGGCAAGTTTCTTGATAAAAAGTACCAACCATCAGTTTTCTTAAAAATTTTAAGTTATACAGGAATTATCTTTCTAAGCGGATTTGCCATATTATTTTTAATTATAAAATTTTTTTCAGGACTTTAA
- a CDS encoding DNA-3-methyladenine glycosylase I: MKNRCEWAKDEPNITYHDKEWGVPQHDDTKLFEFLILEGAQAGLSWSTILKRRDGYRKAFSNFDILKVSKYNKTQVEKLLKNESIIRNKLKINSAINNAKQFLKIQKEYGSFDNYLWSFVNHRPIKNKYKKLSDIPASNEISEKISKDLKKNGFSFVGPTICYALMQAIGMVDDHIVSCFRYQK, from the coding sequence ATGAAAAATAGATGTGAATGGGCAAAAGATGAGCCTAACATAACATACCACGACAAAGAATGGGGTGTACCGCAACATGATGATACAAAACTCTTTGAATTTCTAATTCTAGAAGGAGCCCAAGCTGGTCTGTCTTGGAGTACTATTCTTAAGCGAAGAGATGGTTATAGAAAGGCATTTTCTAATTTTGATATACTCAAAGTTTCAAAATACAATAAAACACAGGTGGAAAAACTACTCAAAAATGAATCAATTATTCGAAATAAACTGAAAATTAATTCTGCTATTAATAATGCAAAACAGTTTCTCAAGATTCAAAAAGAATATGGCTCATTTGATAATTATCTATGGAGTTTTGTAAATCACAGACCAATCAAAAATAAATACAAAAAACTCTCAGATATTCCTGCATCTAATGAAATTTCAGAGAAGATAAGTAAGGATCTTAAAAAAAATGGGTTTAGTTTTGTTGGACCTACCATTTGTTATGCATTAATGCAGGCAATAGGAATGGTAGATGATCATATTGTTAGCTGTTTTAGGTACCAAAAATAA